A part of Caretta caretta isolate rCarCar2 chromosome 1, rCarCar1.hap1, whole genome shotgun sequence genomic DNA contains:
- the LOC142071042 gene encoding olfactory receptor 52R1-like — MQKTRFCLRVGHLLPYSMSESNTTVFTNPSTFILLGISGLEAAHVWISIPFCITYAIAILGNFTILFIVKRETSLHRPMYYFLCMLAITDLVLSTSILPTMLSIFWLNSREINFSACLTQMFFIHCFSGMESGIFVAMALDRYVAICDPLRHSTILTNSVVAKIGLAVVLRGGMLVLPSLLLVRQWPYCRTNIIPNLYCEHMAMVKLACGDIRISSYYGLFVVFFVTGVDVFFIIMSYIQILRAIFRLPTKDARIKTFGTCASHLCAILAFYIPGLFSLLTHRFGHNVPLHLHILMANVYLLVPPMLNPIIYGVRTKQIQDRLLHLFTHKGTLKFPPGALALRLSSVWSWLITWC, encoded by the coding sequence ATGCAGAAGACACGGTTCTGCCTTAGAGTTGGACACCTTCTCCCCTACTCCATGTCAGAATCCAACACAACTgtcttcaccaacccctccaccttcatcctgctgggcatttcTGGCCTGGAGGCggcccatgtctggatctccatccccttctgcatcACATATGCTATAGccatcttggggaacttcaccatcctgttcaTTGTGAAGAGGGAGACGAGCCTCCATaggcccatgtactatttcctctgcatgctggccatCACTGACCTTGTCCTCTCCACCTCCATCCTGCCCAcaatgctgagcatcttctggttgaattccagggagatcaatttcagtgcctgcctcacccagatgttcttcaTTCACTGCTTCTCAGGGATGGAGTCTGGGATCTTTGTGGCCATGGCCTTGgatcgctacgtggccatctgTGATCCCTtgagacattccaccatcctgacaaacTCTGTGGTGGCAAAGATCGGCCTGGCCGTGGTGCTGCGTGGAGGCATGCTTGTACTGCCCTCTCTCCTTCTGGTGAGGCagtggccatattgcagaaccaacatcatCCCCAACTTGTACTGTGAGCACATGGCCATGGTGAAGCTGGCTTGTGGTGACATCCGCATCAGTAGTTATTACGGCCTTTTTGTGGTATTCTTTGTGACCGGTGTGGATGTGTTTTTTATCATCATGTCCTATatccagatcctcagggccatcttcaggctccccacaaAGGATGCCCGGATCAAGACTTTTGGGACCTGCGCCTCACACCTCTGTGCCATCTTAGCCTTTTACATCCCAGGTCTTTTCTCCTTACTCACACACCGGTTTGGCCACAATGTGCCCCTGCATTTGCACATTCTCATGGCTAATGTGTACCTCCTGGTGCCCCCCATGCTGAATCCCATCATCTATGGGGTGAGGACCAAACAGATCCAGGACAGGCTGCTCCATCTCTTTACTCATAAAGGGACTTTAAAGTTTCCTCCTGGTGCTCTCGCTCTCAGACTAAGCTCTGTGTGGAGCTGGCTGATAACATGGTGCTGA